TATACCATAAACACTTTCGTAAGTGATAAGGCTATCTACCAGACGTTACAAAACGAGACACGTAGTAATACGTCACTTCTGATGGGGCAAACTTTCGTGGAGAATTTTGATGTGTTTGACGAATCttactaataattaattattattacataatcattgttttttttaaatatggttaaagcaCGTAGTAGTACGTTCTTTAATAAGTATCACCTGTCATGAAAATTCCATAGGAAATTTTGTAGGGATATTCAGGAAATGTGTATTGACACACGTAGCACGTTAAAAGGTTGATGAAACGAagaacgtagtactacgttctTTAACGAACTTTAACtctgattaaatttttatatgaaatctAGTAGAAATATCAAGTGGACCTTAGGCAGCAGGTGTGAGACACAAACGTTAACAAAATGAAGCACGTAGTAGTACGTTCTTTGACAAATTGCATCTTCGATGAAACTTTTCTATACAATTTTGTAGAAATTCGAAGTAAATGTTAGACAGCACGTGTGGAATCCACAAAAGTCAACAAAATGAAAGACGTAGTAGTACGTTCTTTGACAAGTTTCATCCCCAATAaaaatttcgtacaaaattttgtacaaatattaaatacattttagttTGAATATACATAACGCTTAAATGCAAATAAAATGAAGTACGTAGTACTACGTTCTATAAATCAAAGCATTCTATAAATATGAATTCTGATGAAGAGCAATATAAACagcaaattttatacaatttcttaGTCAAGTTTTTTAATGGAAGAggattttatttattgaattgcataattgtttattttacaaACAAATAAGTTTGCCCTATGCCTTAGCCCTTGTGCCCGAAGATCATACAACAGAGAAGTCAATGTCAGTTTTACGTCAAACGCTTCCATCATTATCGTTCAAGACGTAACACCACCATGTCAACGACTTCTGATTTTTCCGAAGCTGAAGTGCTGTTCTGTTATCTCTAATAGCACGATTTCGTGTTTCGAACTGACTGTTCTAACTTTTCTaccgatttataaatttataggttTAAAAAACAGTAGTATTAGCAATGCACCTATTCAAGTAGTACTACGTGTTGTATTTTGAATCAGGgttgaatttcaattttatgtaagCCAACTAAGCTATAGTAGtcagaataaaatttacaagaaaTTGTACGAGTGAATCCAAAACGTAGTACTacgtgttttatttttaatcaaagttgaatttcaaatttatgtaaGCCAACAAAGCTATGGTAGTTACAGTGAAATTTACAAGAAATTGTACGAGTGAATCCAAAACGTAGTACtacatgttttatttttaatcaaggttaaatttcaattttgtgtAAGGTAACTAAGCTATGGCagtcaaaatgaaatttatgagAAATGGTACGAGtaaacgtagtactacgtttaATATTAATACCAGAATCAAAGCTTTCTAACATAACATTCGCTTGATCTTTACAAAATTAACTTTGTGAAATATTACCAAAGTCTTGATGCATAAACAATAATATACATGAATCTATAAATAATCGTTTGCAtaaaaaaatgagaaataaaGATAAAATTACCTGTTCGACCGATTCTCTGACCGAAATCTCATGAAACGCGTGAGCTTCGATTTCTTCGGCCCTCTGGCGACCCTCCGCAGTGGAAACCACCCTTTCGCCAGGTGTGTACGTTACGTCCGCTTTATTGGCAATCAGTATCACCACAGGTGGTACCTTCCTAGTTCTCCTCGCGTGTGACACTAGAAATCTACCAACaaactattttatataaaacctTTCGCAGTCACCTATTCATGAAAATTCATTAAAGATCTTAATGATCAATAAACTTCATAAAGCGAAATTTCATTAATGTACTTTCAtggatgaatttattaaaaacggAAGCTCAAGTAACTTTGTATAGCGTGTACGATAGGGGTTGAACCGTGCGTATTCCTCTGGCATTTCTTGCGTAACCCCTTGATATTTCcacgattaattaaaaatagctGGGGGACATCGATTCAGATGCAGAAAAAAATCATAGCCGAAGAAAGTGTAACATCGTTCCAAATTATTGTTACGTGTTAACACATTTCGTTAGAAAACGTATGAACCATGTATTATGTCtttataaatatactaatttataatttataatatattattaatatgctAGTTTACagtgtataatatattattactatactagtttattaaatataattcctGTACCAGATACATTAACACCAAATACTACATCTTCTGAGAGTTAACCCTtcgcactcgaaggtaatttgactgtttacaaacagcagctttaaaatttagttaaaaagttaaatgaattttcttgaggttattatttctttacttgagattattattatttgtttcactatgtttatacatcacacgtgtcatgttacagaatcaattaaaaaatgcttatttaaaattattgtattaaatataatggtgagtcacctctcgagcgcaaagggttaacactaaaactaccaaaccagtaaaatgaccgctccacaagtttcttattacaaGGTACACATATTGTCAAaaaacattccttgaaatcagcattgacttccatcaagataaagaataaatgtgtgtactaatttatgttccgtttgtttatttattttttaacttcaaattgagtacacattatacaaaatttaccaAAGAAGAATGATACTTCTTTTGTATTAACATACACAACAGAAATAGTGAAAATAAGATTGGAATTCGCTTTCTCACCGAAGTCGAGAAGTCTCGTCAAAGCTGACTCGATCCGACACTGAATAAACCAGGACAATCACATCAGCCCATCGTAATTTTAGCTCGGTCGGGGGTGGTAAGAATCCTGGAGGATCAGATATCTCCCACGTAGCGTCGAGGAAGCTGTCCACCTTGTACATCCTCTCGGTGGTGCAGTCATATTCGCCTATGTATCGTTTGGTGGCGAATCTTACTGCCAAGgctgtatacatataaattgcGGTTTATATGAATTATACGTATTCGTTGGTGAGAATTATTGGTGAGTTTTGGGGAGGTAGATTTCTGGGGaagggggaatttgggaactgtggaaaattgtatttgggagatttggggagtggGAAGAGGGAAGAAGGAAGAGGGAAGAGGGAAGAGGGAAGAAGGAAAAGGGAAGAGAGAAGAAGGAAAAGGGAAGAGggaagggtgggaatttggaaggggtGGAAGATAGGGAGATTGAAAATTAGGGAGGTTGCAAATTAGGGAAGGTGGATTTTGGggagggtggaatttggggaaggttatcaaggatttgggagattggggagggtggaaattggggaagtgaAAATTTGgtggagtgagaatttggggggatgagaatttgaggaagcagaaatttgggggagtgagaaattcgggaaggtggaaatttgaggaagtcggaatttggggatgtggaaaggggaaataagaatttgggggagtgagaattggggatgtggaaattgggaaggtggaaattgggaaagtgaaaattggggttgtggaaatttggggaagtggaaatttggggaaggtggaatttgggaaaggtggaaattggggagggttatcaaggatttgggagattagggagggtggaaattggggaagtaagaatttggggaagtgagaatttggtggagtgagaatttggggaagtaggaatttgggggagtgagaaatttggaaagttgaaaatttgagtaagtaggaattaggggatgtggaaAGAGGAAataagaatttggaagagtgagaATTgggagaaggtggaaatttgggatgtggaaattgggaaggtggaaattggggatgtggaaatttgggaaaggtggaaattggggagggtGGTAAttaagaaagtggaaattgaggtaatgggaatttgggaaggtggaaattggaaaaggtggaaattggggagggtggaaattaggaaagtgagaattggggtattgagaatttgggaaggtggaaattgggaaaggtggaaattggaaaaggtggaaattggggagggtggaaattaggaaagtgaGAATTAGggtattgagaatttgggaaggtggaaattgggaaagtgagaaattaggaaaggtggaaattggaaaaggtggaaattggggagggtggaaattaggaaagtgagaattggggtattgagaatttgggaaggtggaaattggaaaagtgagaaattaggaaaggtggaaattggaaaagtagggaattggaaaaggtggaaattaggaaaggtggaaattgggaaagtaggaaattggaagagatggaaattaggaaaggtggaaattagaaaagtaggaaattggaaaaggtggaaattggggaggctagaaattaggaaagtgtaaatttggggaaggtggaaattgtaCAAATTGCAAATTACACAAACAGAACCTTACAAAAATAGAATTCTTAAACacctaaacttcaaaattaataaaagtaaaaatgaatGAACTATTTACTCAAAAAAGACctacatttcaaatttgagaaacaCCATAAAAATTGCAACCTACAATCAACCTACAATTAACCCAGAAAAACAACCAAACACAACCatcttccaaaaattcctaacctccaaaCTTCCACCTGTAAAAATCAACCCCCAaaaattgcacaaccacaattctACCAATAACTACCCAAATTCTTACCAGTTTTACCAACACCCTGATGCCCTAACAAAATCACTTTAACGAGTCTCGGTTCCCTGCTAGTCAAACCAAGATTCCACGCTATCGGAGGGCTAATTCTTTTCTTCAATGAAGCTGCTGGTGGACTGAATCTCTCCATGACTTGACCGTCACTGCTTTCCCTCTGGTGCGTCTCATCGATTTATGGACCCTCTCTTTTACCCGATGATATTTAATACGCGTATTATTATGCATGTATCCTTCGAGCCTCCCTTTCCTTCTCGTTGAACCGTGTTTAGTAAACAAACGATCGATTATGCTTTATTACCATCGCTATTCATAACCAGCGACCATTAAGAAAGTACTCGATTTAGTCAAGGTCTTTTTTAATGTTCATTCAGATGTCTTTGTACTTTTATTGTTTATGTGGAAATCgttttaaaatcatttttatcgaggtttttagcaatttttattattgagaTTTTGTTTATGGATGATTTTGGGGGATGATTTTTTTATGGATGTACTTTGGGAAAATTGTTTGTGGGTGGAGATAAAATGTTTAGGTTAATTTTAGAGGGGAGTAATTGTAGGATATACTTGAGATTAGGGGAatatttgaggggttggaaatttggaagcttattGGGGGTTgtgggaatttgtaaactttagaatttggggttgcagaaattttgcaatgtgggaatttggaattttgaaatttggggcgtggtaatttggaaatgttagaatttgggagcgtggtaattcggaaatttgagaatttgggggcgtggctatttggtaatttgagaagttgggggcgtggctattggga
Above is a genomic segment from Megachile rotundata isolate GNS110a chromosome 15, iyMegRotu1, whole genome shotgun sequence containing:
- the LOC100881092 gene encoding ras-related and estrogen-regulated growth inhibitor; the protein is MERFSPPAASLKKRISPPIAWNLGLTSREPRLVKVILLGHQGVGKTALAVRFATKRYIGEYDCTTERMYKVDSFLDATWEISDPPGFLPPPTELKLRWADVIVLVYSVSDRVSFDETSRLRFLVSHARRTRKVPPVVILIANKADVTYTPGERVVSTAEGRQRAEEIEAHAFHEISVRESVEQVMAVFTDISKLLTELPGNSGHQGSSFRVRASTDGTLNALRRPSPIPLKRRFSISVRGTTH